A single genomic interval of Helianthus annuus cultivar XRQ/B chromosome 13, HanXRQr2.0-SUNRISE, whole genome shotgun sequence harbors:
- the LOC110901122 gene encoding extensin-1-like → MHRPNHPYPPPPHHHHPPPPHHHPPPPPFVNDHHHPPPPLVNDHLYPPPPFVHNHHQHPPPPPPFHRHNPPPPPPPPPVVHHQPPPPPPIHHNTLPPIHYHHPPPPPPPPPHQPLYPHHHF, encoded by the coding sequence ATGCATAGACCAAACCACCCCTACCCCCCACCACCacatcaccaccaccctccaccacctCACCACCACCCTCCTCCACCACCTTTTGTTAATGatcaccaccatccaccaccccCTCTtgttaatgatcacctttatccACCACCTCCTTTTGTTCATAATCACCACCAGcatccaccaccacctcctccctTTCACCGCCataatccaccaccaccacctccacctcctccagTTGTTCATCATcaaccaccgccaccacctcctATTCATCACAACACTTTGCCACCAATTCATTACCACcaccctcctcctcctccaccaccaccaccccatcAACCACTATATCCGCACCACCACTTTTGA